A part of Aegilops tauschii subsp. strangulata cultivar AL8/78 chromosome 2, Aet v6.0, whole genome shotgun sequence genomic DNA contains:
- the LOC109765516 gene encoding uncharacterized protein produces the protein MLAAATTASLPPPLRRSPRATSLGAPHGCEAGARSLHPRPRSRRTLACRAELQQDAPFVAAIGACVLASLVLPPARVRGEAAEEDDDGEFGATDTRMGVMAIISFLPYFNWLSWVFAWLDSGSKLYLVYAAVYLAPYLRTNLSLSPDESWLPIASIFICILHVQLEAGIRNGDIEGFMFFQKAQNLLFPNAMKEKDGHRANKRESLRTGHRGNSRIPSAHESREKLRNSAIFKKRLDEPDEKQKKSDWH, from the exons AtgctcgccgccgccaccaccgcctccCTCCCCCCGCCGCTCCGCCGCTCACCGCGCGCAACCTCCCTCGGTGCCCCCCATGGATGCGAGGCTGGGGCCCGCTCTCTCCACCCGCGGCCCCGCAGCAGGCGGACCCTAGCCTGCCGCGCGGAGCTGCAGCAGGACGCGCCGTTCGTGGCCGCCATCGGCGCCTGCGTGCTCGCGTCCCTCGTGCTCCCGCCGGCCAGGGTCCGAGGAGAGGCGGCGGAAGAGGACGACGACGGGGAGTTCGGCGCGACGGACACGAGGATGGGCGTGATGGCCATCATCTCCTTCCTGCCTTACTTCAACTGGCTG AGCTGGGTCTTCGCGTGGCTCGACAGCGGCAGCAAGCTGTATCTGGTCTACGCGGCCGTCTATTTGGCTCCTTACCTTAG AACGAACTTGTCGCTCTCCCCTGATGAGAGCTGGTTGCCCATTGCCAGCATCTTCATCTGCATCTTACATGTTCAG CTAGAAGCAGGCATCAGGAATGGTGATATTGAGGGCTTCATGTTCTTTCAAAAAGCACAGAATCTTCTCTTTCCCAATGCTATGAAGGAAAAAGATGGCCACCGTGCAAACAAGAGAGAATCTCTCAGAACG GGACATCGGGGCAACTCAAGAATACCTTCAGCTCACGAGTCCAGAGAGAAGCTTCGCAATTCAGCTATCTTCAAGAAAAGACTTGATGAGCCCGACGAGAAACAAAAGAAATCAGACTGGCATTGA
- the LOC109765515 gene encoding uncharacterized protein, with amino-acid sequence MDSSSSSASAHGSGAGAGLLGRGGGKGGSSGAGNGSGSGSGIGGDSTSTIGGGGASADAWTRLVSSGVEDDLVCAVGAGAGFGAGGLPYGYFLDACFLCRKPIASNRDIFMYRGDIAFCSEECRTEQMEADEEMERKEKSASAKKLSQRPPSLGEVESPPRPPKTRAGSILAG; translated from the exons AtggactcctcctcctcctccgcctccgcccacggcagcggcgccggcgccggcctgCTGGGCCGCGGCGGGGGCAAGGGTGGGAGCAGCGGCGCCGGCAATGGCAGCGGCAGCGGGAGCGGGATCGGCGGGGACAGCACGTCGaccatcggcggcggcggcgcgtcggcGGACGCGTGGACCCGGCTCGTCAGCTCCGGCGTTGAGGACGACCTGGTGTGCGCCGTGGGAGCCGGGGCGGGGTTCGGGGCCGGAGGGCTGCCGTACGGCTACTTCCTCGACGCCTGCTTCCTCTGCCGGAAGCCGATCGCCAGCAACCGCGACATCTTCATGTACAG AGGGGACATCGCGTTCTGCAGCGAGGAGTGCAGGACGGAGCAGATGGAggcggacgaggagatggagagGAAGGAGAAGAGCGCGTCCGCCAAGAAGCTGTCGCAGAGGCCGCCGTCCCTGGGCGAGGTGGAGTCCCCGCCGCGGCCGCCCAAGACCAGGGCCGGCTCAATCCTCGCCGGCTGA